One Azospirillum sp. B510 genomic window carries:
- a CDS encoding ferredoxin family 2Fe-2S iron-sulfur cluster binding protein, whose protein sequence is MPKMTFIETDGTRREVDAPLGLSVLEIAHKNSLDLEGACEGSLACSTCHVVIEPEWFDVLPEAQEDEEDMLDLAFGLTKTSRLGCQIIMTEELDGLVVRLPGGSNNAMK, encoded by the coding sequence ATGCCCAAGATGACCTTCATCGAGACCGACGGCACCCGCCGCGAGGTGGACGCTCCGCTCGGCCTGTCCGTGCTGGAGATCGCGCACAAGAACAGCCTGGACCTGGAAGGCGCCTGCGAGGGCTCGCTGGCCTGCTCCACCTGCCATGTCGTGATCGAGCCGGAATGGTTCGACGTCCTGCCGGAAGCGCAGGAGGACGAGGAGGACATGCTGGACCTCGCCTTCGGCCTGACCAAGACCTCGCGCCTGGGCTGCCAGATCATCATGACCGAGGAGCTGGACGGTCTGGTCGTCCGCCTGCCGGGTGGCAGCAACAACGCGATGAAGTGA
- the mnmA gene encoding tRNA 2-thiouridine(34) synthase MnmA, producing MNSLGLSKRPQDTRVVVAMSGGVDSSVTAAVLREEGYDVVGITLQLYDHGLALQKPGACCAGQDIYDARQVADRIGIPHYVLDYEGRFSQDVMDDFADSYLRGETPIPCVRCNQRVKFRDLLNTARDLGADALATGHYVRRIAGPRGAELHRAVDPAKDQSYFLFATTREQLEFLRFPLGGLTKPETRALAGRHGLEVAAKPDSQDICFVPNGNYAEVVAKLRPGSVEPGDIVHVDGRVLGRHKGVVHYTVGQRKGLGIGGIRGQEEEALYVVRLEPARRRVVVGPRRDLARSLVMVRDVNWLGSDPAPDQADGAGLEVSVKLRSAQPAAPALWHAGPDGTARVELREPQHGIAPGQACVVYQGDRVLGGGWISGTAGTVAEGVESGETAS from the coding sequence ATGAACTCCCTCGGCCTTTCCAAGCGCCCCCAGGACACCCGCGTCGTCGTCGCGATGTCCGGCGGGGTGGATTCCTCCGTCACCGCCGCCGTGCTGCGGGAGGAGGGCTATGACGTCGTCGGCATCACGCTGCAACTCTATGACCACGGCCTCGCCTTGCAGAAGCCGGGAGCCTGTTGTGCCGGCCAGGACATCTACGACGCCCGTCAGGTCGCCGACCGCATCGGCATTCCGCATTACGTCCTGGATTACGAGGGCCGCTTCAGCCAGGACGTGATGGATGATTTCGCCGACAGCTATCTGCGCGGCGAGACGCCGATCCCCTGCGTGCGCTGCAACCAGCGGGTCAAATTCCGCGACCTGCTGAATACCGCCCGTGACCTCGGCGCCGACGCGCTGGCCACCGGCCATTACGTCCGCCGCATCGCCGGGCCGCGGGGCGCCGAGTTGCACCGCGCCGTCGATCCGGCCAAGGACCAGAGCTATTTCCTGTTCGCCACCACGCGCGAACAGTTGGAGTTCCTACGCTTCCCGCTCGGCGGCCTGACCAAGCCGGAGACCCGGGCGCTGGCCGGGCGCCACGGGCTGGAAGTGGCGGCCAAGCCCGACAGCCAGGACATCTGCTTCGTCCCCAACGGCAATTATGCCGAGGTGGTGGCGAAGCTGCGCCCCGGTTCGGTCGAGCCCGGCGACATCGTCCATGTCGACGGCCGGGTGCTGGGCCGGCACAAGGGCGTCGTCCATTACACGGTTGGCCAGCGCAAGGGGCTGGGCATCGGCGGCATCCGCGGCCAGGAGGAGGAGGCGCTCTATGTCGTCCGCCTGGAACCCGCCCGCCGCCGCGTCGTCGTCGGTCCGCGCCGCGACCTCGCCCGGTCGCTGGTGATGGTGCGCGACGTGAACTGGCTGGGCTCCGATCCGGCCCCCGATCAGGCGGACGGCGCCGGCCTCGAAGTGTCGGTGAAGCTGCGCTCGGCCCAGCCCGCCGCCCCCGCCCTGTGGCATGCCGGCCCGGACGGCACCGCGCGGGTGGAGTTGCGGGAGCCCCAGCACGGCATCGCCCCCGGCCAGGCCTGCGTCGTCTATCAGGGCGACCGGGTGCTGGGCGGCGGCTGGATTTCCGGCACCGCCGGGACTGTGGCCGAAGGGGTGGAGAGCGGCGAAACGGCGTCCTGA
- a CDS encoding molecular chaperone DnaJ, translating into MTRSTSGPPGNSGGGISGAIAGDLEPCGTCGRSVAPRALFCHACGAAQPPRPLDPFTRLGLERRFDIDLEQLAKQHAGFTRAMDPERFAARGPRQQANAKAQTDALQKAYEVLRDPIRRAHALLTLLGGTPAAGGVAENGDEEIADLATRLVRADDALELDRIGLDLGQRIESCIKYLAPAFRKAQTASAPDSPSAFDGAARILARLERLESLAAEVRDRRAARTPPRA; encoded by the coding sequence ATGACCCGTTCCACCTCAGGCCCGCCCGGCAACAGCGGCGGCGGCATTTCCGGCGCCATCGCCGGCGATCTGGAGCCTTGCGGCACCTGCGGCCGCTCGGTGGCGCCGCGGGCCCTGTTCTGCCATGCCTGCGGCGCGGCGCAGCCGCCGCGACCGCTCGACCCCTTCACCCGGCTGGGGCTGGAACGCCGCTTCGACATCGATCTGGAGCAGTTGGCCAAGCAGCATGCTGGCTTCACCCGGGCGATGGATCCGGAGCGCTTCGCCGCCCGCGGCCCGCGCCAGCAGGCCAACGCCAAGGCCCAGACCGACGCCCTGCAAAAGGCGTATGAGGTGCTGCGCGACCCCATCCGCCGCGCCCATGCCTTGCTGACCCTGTTGGGCGGGACGCCCGCAGCCGGCGGCGTGGCCGAAAATGGCGACGAGGAGATCGCCGACCTCGCCACCCGGCTGGTCCGCGCCGACGACGCGCTGGAGCTGGACCGCATCGGGCTGGACCTCGGCCAGCGGATCGAGTCCTGCATCAAATATCTCGCCCCCGCCTTCCGTAAGGCGCAGACGGCCTCCGCCCCGGACAGCCCGTCGGCATTCGACGGCGCCGCCCGCATCCTGGCGCGGCTGGAGCGGCTGGAATCCCTGGCCGCCGAGGTCCGCGACCGCCGCGCCGCCCGGACGCCGCCGCGCGCCTGA